A section of the Sporanaerobacter acetigenes DSM 13106 genome encodes:
- the galT gene encoding galactose-1-phosphate uridylyltransferase, giving the protein MAELRWNPLLRDWTMVASHRQDRPEMPKDWCPFCPGSGKVPEDYDVYKYDNDFPALCQKPMEPDEIGSDFYSTRPAYGKCEVVLYSPKHDALIWQLDLNHLRKLVDLWCERYIELSKDEKIKYIFPFENRGKEVGVSMPHPHGQIYGYSFVPLKLQLELNSCKDYYIENNECLICRMNMEEEKFQERIIMENEDFLCYIPFFTDYPFGAFIVSKVHKSKIIDFTEREKNNFAKILRDLTGTFDALYDRPFPYMMAIHQAPVNSPEYGDCDKYFHFHVEFYPPLRSSDRIKYNASSETGAWANCNPRRVEDTALELKKAYEKFSNKNIHRLK; this is encoded by the coding sequence ATGGCGGAACTTAGATGGAATCCACTATTGAGAGATTGGACAATGGTGGCTTCTCATAGACAAGATAGACCTGAAATGCCTAAAGATTGGTGCCCTTTTTGTCCTGGATCAGGAAAAGTTCCAGAAGATTATGATGTGTATAAGTATGACAATGATTTTCCTGCACTTTGTCAAAAACCAATGGAACCAGATGAGATAGGGAGCGATTTTTATAGTACAAGGCCTGCTTATGGGAAATGTGAAGTAGTATTGTATTCTCCTAAACATGATGCATTGATATGGCAATTAGATTTAAATCATTTGAGAAAACTTGTAGATTTATGGTGTGAAAGGTATATAGAGCTTTCTAAAGATGAAAAAATTAAATATATTTTCCCATTTGAAAATAGAGGAAAAGAAGTAGGAGTGAGTATGCCTCATCCCCATGGTCAAATATATGGATATTCATTTGTGCCTTTAAAATTGCAATTGGAATTAAACTCCTGCAAAGATTATTATATAGAAAATAATGAATGCTTAATATGCAGAATGAATATGGAAGAAGAAAAATTTCAAGAAAGAATAATCATGGAAAATGAAGATTTCCTATGTTATATTCCTTTTTTTACTGATTATCCCTTTGGAGCATTTATAGTTTCTAAAGTCCATAAGAGTAAAATCATTGATTTTACAGAAAGAGAAAAGAACAATTTTGCCAAGATTTTAAGAGATTTGACAGGTACATTTGATGCCCTTTATGATAGACCATTTCCTTATATGATGGCAATTCATCAAGCACCTGTAAATTCACCAGAGTATGGAGATTGTGATAAATATTTTCACTTTCATGTAGAATTTTATCCGCCTTTAAGATCTTCAGATAGAATAAAATACAATGCATCTTCTGAAACTGGAGCTTGGGCCAATTGCAATCCAAGAAGAGTAGAAGATACTGCTTTGGAGCTTAAAAAAGCATATGAAAAATTTTCAAATAAGAATATTCACAGATTAAAATGA
- a CDS encoding LacI family DNA-binding transcriptional regulator: MGATIHDVAKRAGVSIATVSRAINNNYPVKAETREKIQKAIEELGYVPNEIARSLILKTTSSVGIVVPGLTNLFFPTIVEKINKTLVNSGFTMFLYSTEGNPIMEKNVIDNIISRNMDGIIAIDPSMENLDNGYFEDLSKKIPTIVINGNTNKYKGNFISYDEEVGTREAFQYLLELGHSEIVFVRGDRSLSYDLKEKVYRQFVKDNNLKYEKIMSLGNGNSLQVVEKAERIFEENLNSKNMGTAVFACNDLMAIGVINACNRLKIRVPQDISVIGCDNTLLSNINHPKITTIDLKIEEIGGMAAVEIIDMIEKKSIVNKKIVYDTELVIRDSCSEKK; this comes from the coding sequence ATGGGAGCTACTATACATGATGTGGCAAAGAGGGCAGGAGTTTCTATTGCTACTGTATCTCGTGCAATAAATAACAATTATCCTGTAAAGGCGGAAACTAGAGAAAAAATACAAAAGGCCATTGAGGAATTGGGATATGTACCAAATGAAATAGCACGAAGTTTAATACTTAAAACCACATCTAGTGTGGGAATAGTCGTACCAGGGCTTACCAATCTTTTCTTTCCAACAATAGTTGAAAAAATAAATAAAACTTTGGTGAATAGTGGATTTACAATGTTTTTATATAGTACAGAAGGTAATCCTATTATGGAAAAGAATGTGATAGATAATATTATTTCAAGGAATATGGATGGAATAATAGCTATTGATCCTTCAATGGAAAATTTGGATAATGGGTATTTCGAAGATTTATCAAAGAAAATTCCCACTATTGTTATCAATGGAAATACTAACAAGTACAAAGGAAATTTTATTTCTTATGATGAGGAAGTAGGAACTAGGGAAGCTTTTCAGTATTTATTAGAATTAGGACATAGTGAAATTGTATTTGTCCGTGGAGATAGAAGTTTATCTTATGATTTAAAGGAAAAGGTATATAGGCAATTTGTAAAAGATAACAATCTTAAGTATGAAAAAATAATGTCTTTAGGGAATGGTAATAGTTTGCAGGTAGTTGAAAAAGCAGAAAGGATATTTGAGGAAAATTTAAATTCTAAAAATATGGGTACAGCTGTTTTTGCTTGTAATGACTTAATGGCAATAGGAGTGATAAATGCTTGTAATCGACTTAAAATCAGAGTTCCTCAAGATATTTCTGTGATTGGATGTGACAATACACTGCTTTCAAATATTAATCATCCAAAGATTACAACAATAGATTTAAAAATAGAGGAAATAGGGGGAATGGCAGCTGTAGAGATCATTGATATGATAGAGAAAAAATCCATTGTGAATAAAAAAATTGTCTATGATACGGAATTAGTTATTAGGGATAGTTGTAGTGAGAAAAAATAA
- a CDS encoding amylo-alpha-1,6-glucosidase, translating into MEFDIREIPFSSYGSTFSISYIENINGIEDGLYIRNVKGGDNFISRLFRLDLVENGEIVSFKTSFKPTLFKLESSKGFVEFCIYENMVRIRGENTSLRLTVDTKAYDNAIPVGKKQWEVNSYEEQIKLLLTSLEGELVVDAPWNIVKSEYIVANFLCNENNRFDALIEAYETVWKEKEYDSFENCHEKIKKSYDAWMDSIVEVSDEIEKGRQLAGYFTWSCVVNPKGKLTRRAIYMSKNYMSNIWSWDNCFNAMALINRYPELAWDQIMIFFDNQDESGLIPDYINDAFASWSCTKPPIHGWAIDWMMKKSDFITQKKMEEVYEPLVNWTNWWFKYRDYDKDGIPAYNHGNDCGWDNSTVFNERPPIKSPDLLSYLVIQMDVLSTLAKNIGKKEEALYWKDRASKLLDKLIDYFYDGEKFVAKLAGSNKNIESNSLLLYMPIVLGDRLPVDIAEKLVEDLKEKGKFHTEYGLATERIDSPLYKEKGYWRGPIWAPTTMLIVDGLYNMGELDFAREIAWKFCRMASQGGMTENYNALTGEGLEENAFTMTSAVFLILAMEFFK; encoded by the coding sequence ATGGAATTTGATATAAGGGAAATACCTTTTAGTTCTTATGGTTCAACTTTTTCTATATCCTATATTGAAAATATAAATGGTATAGAAGATGGATTATATATAAGAAATGTAAAAGGCGGAGACAATTTCATAAGTCGACTTTTTAGATTGGATTTAGTTGAAAATGGAGAGATAGTTTCTTTTAAGACTAGTTTCAAACCTACTTTATTCAAACTAGAGAGCTCAAAAGGATTTGTAGAATTTTGTATATATGAGAATATGGTGCGTATTCGCGGAGAGAATACAAGTTTAAGATTGACCGTGGATACAAAGGCCTATGACAATGCTATACCAGTTGGTAAGAAACAGTGGGAAGTCAATAGTTATGAAGAACAGATAAAGCTTTTGCTTACATCCTTAGAGGGAGAGCTTGTTGTAGATGCACCTTGGAATATAGTTAAATCAGAATATATTGTGGCAAATTTCTTATGTAATGAAAACAATAGATTTGATGCTCTAATTGAGGCCTATGAGACGGTTTGGAAAGAAAAAGAATATGATAGTTTTGAAAATTGTCATGAAAAAATAAAGAAAAGCTATGATGCTTGGATGGACAGTATAGTTGAAGTTTCAGATGAAATAGAAAAGGGAAGACAATTGGCAGGATACTTTACTTGGTCATGTGTTGTAAATCCAAAGGGAAAGCTTACCCGACGAGCTATATATATGTCTAAAAATTATATGTCAAATATATGGAGTTGGGACAATTGTTTTAATGCCATGGCTCTTATAAACAGATATCCAGAATTAGCTTGGGATCAAATAATGATATTTTTTGACAATCAAGATGAAAGTGGTTTGATTCCTGACTATATAAATGATGCCTTTGCAAGTTGGAGTTGTACTAAACCTCCTATACATGGTTGGGCCATTGATTGGATGATGAAGAAAAGTGATTTTATTACCCAAAAGAAGATGGAAGAAGTCTATGAGCCTTTAGTCAATTGGACTAATTGGTGGTTTAAATATCGTGATTATGACAAGGATGGAATACCAGCATATAATCATGGAAATGACTGTGGCTGGGACAATTCTACGGTTTTTAATGAAAGACCACCTATTAAAAGTCCAGATCTTTTAAGCTATTTAGTGATTCAAATGGATGTATTGTCTACGTTAGCTAAAAATATTGGCAAAAAAGAAGAAGCACTATATTGGAAAGATAGAGCTTCCAAATTGCTAGATAAGTTAATAGATTATTTTTATGATGGAGAAAAATTTGTTGCCAAATTGGCTGGGAGCAATAAGAACATTGAGTCCAATAGTTTGCTACTTTATATGCCTATTGTTCTTGGAGATAGACTTCCTGTGGATATAGCTGAAAAATTGGTAGAGGATTTAAAGGAAAAAGGTAAATTCCACACTGAATATGGATTGGCAACGGAAAGAATAGATAGTCCCCTTTATAAAGAAAAAGGCTATTGGAGGGGTCCTATTTGGGCACCTACAACTATGCTTATTGTTGATGGATTGTACAATATGGGTGAATTAGACTTTGCTCGTGAAATTGCTTGGAAATTTTGTAGAATGGCTTCTCAAGGAGGAATGACTGAAAATTACAATGCTCTCACAGGCGAAGGCCTTGAAGAAAATGCTTTTACTATGACATCGGCAGTTTTTCTTATATTGGCAATGGAATTTTTTAAGTAG
- a CDS encoding iron-sulfur cluster-binding domain-containing protein, whose protein sequence is MMVKVRGFFKDIKGTGRIIEMRKAQIAKAPSIPMGHDPIKELANKLHPSELHLKVDSIVDETPSTKTYRFVKNEGPDIPYFQAGQYISFKLNIGDSFVTRPYTISSSPYETLGKNPYVEVTMKVKPGGLVSEYIFENWKVGTLVTANMPLGHFYYEPLRDAKNVVAMAGGSGITPFKSMAKEIVNGKLDMNLTILYGSRFKNDIIFYEELEELAKKSKGKVKVVNILSDEENWDGEKGFINAEVIKKYSDPKNTTYYVCGPGAMYNFIDKEIAKLGIPEKRYRKEVCGEDPDIYRMADFPEKAKNKTYKIKVNMGCESVEIPANSRETVLVALERAGIKQDSNCRSGECGFCRSKLEKGNVYVNKKNDGRRSADKEYGYFHPCSSYPISDLEIRVFIS, encoded by the coding sequence ATGATGGTAAAGGTTAGAGGATTTTTCAAGGATATAAAGGGTACTGGAAGAATAATTGAAATGAGAAAAGCTCAAATTGCCAAGGCACCTTCTATACCTATGGGTCATGATCCAATAAAAGAACTTGCCAACAAACTACATCCAAGTGAATTGCATTTAAAAGTAGATAGTATAGTAGATGAAACCCCTTCTACAAAGACTTATAGATTTGTAAAAAATGAAGGGCCTGATATTCCTTATTTTCAGGCAGGACAATATATTAGCTTTAAATTGAATATAGGAGATTCTTTTGTCACAAGACCATATACCATATCTTCATCTCCATATGAAACTTTGGGCAAAAATCCATATGTAGAAGTGACTATGAAGGTAAAACCAGGAGGACTTGTGTCGGAGTATATCTTTGAAAATTGGAAGGTAGGGACTTTAGTTACAGCTAATATGCCATTGGGACATTTCTATTATGAACCTTTAAGAGATGCTAAAAATGTAGTCGCTATGGCTGGAGGTTCTGGAATTACACCTTTTAAATCTATGGCTAAAGAAATAGTCAATGGAAAATTAGATATGAATTTGACTATACTTTATGGAAGTAGATTTAAAAATGATATTATCTTTTATGAAGAACTAGAAGAATTGGCAAAGAAGAGCAAAGGCAAAGTAAAAGTTGTAAATATATTGAGTGATGAAGAAAATTGGGATGGGGAAAAAGGATTTATAAATGCAGAAGTCATCAAAAAATATTCTGATCCTAAAAACACCACATATTATGTATGTGGTCCAGGAGCTATGTACAACTTTATAGATAAAGAAATAGCAAAACTTGGCATTCCAGAAAAGAGATATAGAAAAGAGGTATGTGGAGAAGATCCTGATATATATAGAATGGCAGACTTCCCTGAAAAGGCTAAAAACAAAACTTATAAGATAAAAGTAAATATGGGATGTGAAAGTGTAGAAATACCTGCAAATTCTAGAGAAACTGTATTAGTAGCCCTAGAAAGAGCTGGAATCAAGCAGGATTCCAACTGTAGATCCGGGGAATGTGGTTTTTGCAGATCTAAGCTTGAAAAGGGAAATGTATATGTAAACAAAAAGAATGATGGTAGAAGAAGTGCAGACAAAGAGTACGGATATTTCCACCCATGTTCTTCTTATCCTATATCTGATTTGGAAATAAGAGTTTTTATTTCTTAA
- the ebgA gene encoding beta-galactosidase subunit alpha — MSKLRDWDNLEVLHRNRLDSRAYFTSYKDVDSALNLKNKNRKGLKLLNGMWKFHYSSTPEESPQNFYEKDFDSRDWDDIRVPGNWQLQGYGYPHYTDLIYPFPVDPPRVPSENPTGCYRRNFYVPEDWNGLQVILRFEGVDSGFHLWINGKEVGYSQGSRMPSEFDITPYINIGENLLAVRVYQWTDGSYLEDQDMWWLSGIFRDVSLIAREKVHVEDFFVKTQLDENYEDGILNIETKLANVDSIEYRDCKLRYILFDENLSKVGETAIDLDLSFQCEKTVSIDIPVNKPCKWSAESPYLYNLLMILEDLKGNILEVVPSKIGFRTVEVKDGNFLVNGVPIMLKGVNRHEIHTDLGRAVPFHSMEQDVILMKKHNINAVRTSHYPNHPRFYELCDKYGLYVIDEADLECHGFELMGDISQISKDPAWEKAYIDRIERMVERDKNHPSIIMWSLGNESGFGSNFKAMTNWCHDRDYTRLVHYEGDFDVEVADVVSTMYSSHEKMEEYGKKENMDKPHILCEYAHAMGNGPGGLKEYWDIFYKYKRLQGGFVWEWVDHGIRRYTEDGREYFAYGGDFGDEPNNSNFCCDGLLRPDRTPTPGLVQYKKIIEPVKVEEIDLSKGQVKVKNIYDFISLDHLNLAWNISGDGKVLQSGIFNMPRIEAHESKVVTIPFDFEKKYNLSTDLWLNIEFVLAVDTPWANKGHVVAWEQFKLSSEYKLPVLNIESIPNVDVKEDYKFIYVKGCNFNLIFNKLKGQICGWNYEGVDILKEGPKLNLWRAPIDNDMYMIKHWKEKGIHQVQHRIDNVEMNIDDKQAIVNIKTFISPPNGDWALECRYIYKIYGSGHVELSIKGNPKGKLPESFPKIGLQMKLPKYMSRVKWYGRGPGESYIDSKEANPFNIYNSTVDELYTPYVYPQDNGNRTDVKWVSFTDERGMGFSVIAEENLNFSAHYYTTEDIEKAKHLSDLNKRDFITLNIDYKHHGLGSNSCGPVPLPQHRLKAKEFRFNTRWEPYSRGDVDGI, encoded by the coding sequence ATGTCAAAATTAAGAGATTGGGACAATTTGGAGGTTTTACATCGTAATAGATTAGATAGCAGGGCATATTTTACTTCTTATAAAGATGTAGATTCTGCCCTTAATTTAAAAAATAAAAATAGAAAGGGACTCAAACTTCTGAATGGTATGTGGAAGTTTCACTATTCCAGTACTCCAGAAGAGTCTCCGCAGAATTTCTATGAGAAAGATTTTGATTCAAGAGATTGGGATGATATTAGAGTTCCTGGGAACTGGCAGCTGCAAGGATATGGTTATCCTCATTATACAGATTTGATATATCCATTTCCTGTTGATCCTCCAAGAGTGCCATCGGAAAATCCTACTGGTTGTTATAGAAGAAATTTTTATGTACCTGAAGATTGGAATGGTCTGCAAGTCATTCTTAGATTTGAAGGAGTAGACAGTGGATTTCATCTATGGATAAATGGCAAGGAAGTAGGATATAGTCAGGGAAGCAGAATGCCTTCAGAGTTTGATATAACTCCATACATAAATATCGGTGAAAATCTTTTAGCTGTAAGAGTATATCAGTGGACGGATGGCAGTTATTTAGAAGATCAGGATATGTGGTGGTTAAGCGGTATATTTAGAGATGTATCCCTTATTGCCAGGGAAAAGGTTCATGTTGAAGACTTTTTTGTAAAGACTCAGCTTGATGAAAATTATGAAGATGGAATACTAAATATAGAAACTAAATTGGCCAATGTGGATTCTATAGAGTATAGAGATTGCAAGCTTCGATATATCTTGTTTGATGAGAATTTGTCAAAAGTTGGAGAAACAGCTATAGATTTAGATTTGTCTTTTCAATGTGAGAAAACAGTGTCAATAGATATACCAGTAAATAAGCCTTGCAAGTGGTCTGCAGAATCTCCATATTTGTACAATTTGCTTATGATACTTGAAGATTTAAAAGGAAATATTTTAGAAGTTGTGCCTTCAAAGATAGGTTTTAGGACTGTGGAAGTTAAGGATGGAAATTTTCTTGTAAACGGTGTACCCATAATGCTAAAGGGAGTTAATCGCCATGAAATACATACTGATTTAGGAAGAGCTGTACCTTTTCACTCTATGGAACAAGATGTAATACTAATGAAAAAACACAATATAAATGCTGTTCGTACTTCTCATTATCCAAATCATCCAAGATTTTATGAACTTTGTGATAAGTATGGGCTATATGTAATAGATGAGGCTGATTTGGAATGTCATGGATTTGAGCTAATGGGAGACATCAGTCAAATAAGCAAAGATCCAGCATGGGAGAAGGCCTATATTGATAGAATAGAGAGAATGGTTGAAAGGGACAAAAATCACCCTTCTATCATAATGTGGTCCTTGGGCAATGAATCAGGTTTTGGCTCGAATTTCAAGGCAATGACAAATTGGTGTCATGATAGGGACTATACTAGATTAGTTCATTATGAAGGAGATTTTGACGTAGAAGTAGCAGATGTGGTGAGTACTATGTATTCTTCTCATGAAAAGATGGAGGAGTATGGGAAAAAAGAAAATATGGATAAACCCCATATTCTCTGTGAATATGCCCATGCCATGGGAAATGGGCCAGGAGGGCTTAAAGAGTATTGGGATATTTTCTATAAGTACAAGAGACTCCAAGGTGGATTTGTGTGGGAATGGGTTGACCATGGTATTAGGAGATATACAGAGGATGGCAGAGAATATTTTGCCTATGGTGGAGATTTTGGAGATGAACCCAACAATTCAAATTTTTGCTGTGATGGACTGTTAAGACCAGATAGAACTCCTACACCAGGATTAGTCCAATACAAGAAGATAATTGAACCTGTAAAGGTGGAAGAGATCGATTTAAGCAAAGGGCAAGTAAAGGTTAAAAACATATATGATTTTATATCCTTGGACCATTTGAATTTAGCTTGGAATATTTCAGGGGATGGAAAAGTACTTCAAAGTGGAATATTTAATATGCCTCGTATTGAAGCTCATGAAAGCAAAGTAGTTACAATACCTTTTGATTTCGAGAAAAAATATAATTTAAGTACGGATTTGTGGCTAAATATTGAATTTGTTTTAGCTGTAGATACTCCTTGGGCAAATAAAGGTCATGTAGTTGCTTGGGAACAATTTAAACTTTCTTCGGAATATAAATTACCTGTTTTAAATATAGAATCTATTCCTAATGTAGATGTAAAAGAAGACTATAAATTTATATATGTAAAAGGTTGCAATTTTAATTTGATATTTAACAAGCTGAAAGGTCAAATATGTGGTTGGAATTATGAAGGAGTAGATATTCTAAAGGAAGGGCCTAAGTTGAATCTCTGGAGAGCTCCTATAGACAATGATATGTATATGATTAAACATTGGAAGGAGAAGGGAATTCATCAGGTACAACACAGAATTGATAATGTAGAGATGAATATAGATGATAAACAGGCAATTGTAAATATAAAAACTTTTATTTCGCCACCAAATGGAGATTGGGCTTTAGAATGCAGATATATTTACAAGATATATGGCAGTGGTCATGTGGAACTATCTATAAAGGGAAATCCAAAGGGAAAACTTCCAGAATCCTTTCCAAAGATTGGGCTGCAGATGAAATTGCCTAAATATATGTCAAGAGTTAAATGGTATGGAAGGGGACCAGGGGAATCTTATATTGACAGCAAGGAAGCTAATCCTTTTAATATATATAATAGCACCGTAGATGAATTATATACTCCTTATGTATATCCTCAGGACAATGGGAATAGAACTGATGTAAAATGGGTTTCTTTTACTGACGAAAGAGGGATGGGTTTTTCCGTTATTGCTGAAGAAAATCTTAATTTTAGTGCTCATTATTATACTACAGAGGATATAGAAAAAGCTAAACACCTATCAGATCTCAACAAAAGAGATTTTATCACATTAAATATTGATTATAAGCATCATGGTCTTGGCAGCAATAGCTGTGGACCAGTTCCACTACCACAACATAGACTTAAAGCTAAAGAATTTCGATTTAATACTAGATGGGAACCCTATTCTAGGGGTGATGTAGATGGAATTTGA